A genomic segment from Chitinophaga flava encodes:
- a CDS encoding Gfo/Idh/MocA family protein, with protein sequence MGRKIAMLGSGFIGRFYADSIHGQRSKDRIVSVYSRREESAKKFAADYNTPHWTVEMEEAINHPEVDVVCIALPNNLHEAAVLACCKAKKAVICTKPLGRNAQEAKRMLEAVEKAGIFHGYMEDLVYTPKFSKALQSVQAGALGRILWAKSRETHPGPHSEWFWDKEQAGGGCILDLGCHCVEIGRSFIGKDIRPVEVMCWADTQVKPIDAEDHAIGLIRYENGAIGQFEVSWTFRGGLDLRDEVMGTEGTIWLNSFLRTGFDMFTTGKGADYVAEKAESNSGWLFPVGDELNDLGYNHMFADMFNAIEQNKQPRETFYDGYVVNAILDAAYKSAASKQWEPVQLEVWRGQEGVAKGNTLVEYDEHHYLIKEEKTHFGSTKLILKEKQSGKIVEITR encoded by the coding sequence ATGGGAAGAAAAATTGCCATGCTAGGCTCGGGTTTCATCGGCCGTTTTTATGCTGATTCTATCCATGGCCAAAGAAGTAAAGATCGTATTGTGAGCGTCTATTCACGCCGTGAAGAGAGCGCGAAGAAGTTTGCTGCAGATTATAATACACCTCACTGGACAGTGGAGATGGAAGAGGCGATCAATCATCCGGAGGTGGACGTAGTATGTATTGCGCTGCCCAACAATCTGCATGAGGCGGCAGTGCTGGCCTGCTGCAAGGCTAAGAAGGCGGTGATCTGTACGAAGCCGCTGGGCCGTAATGCCCAGGAAGCAAAGAGAATGCTGGAAGCAGTAGAAAAGGCAGGCATCTTCCATGGTTATATGGAAGACCTGGTGTATACGCCAAAATTCTCCAAAGCGTTACAAAGCGTACAGGCGGGAGCGTTAGGCCGTATTCTCTGGGCCAAGTCCAGAGAAACACATCCTGGTCCGCACAGCGAATGGTTCTGGGACAAGGAACAGGCCGGCGGCGGCTGTATCCTCGACCTGGGCTGTCATTGCGTGGAGATAGGCCGCAGCTTTATCGGAAAAGATATCAGGCCGGTAGAAGTAATGTGCTGGGCCGATACACAGGTAAAACCAATAGATGCAGAAGATCATGCTATCGGGCTGATAAGGTATGAAAACGGCGCCATTGGCCAGTTTGAAGTAAGCTGGACTTTCCGCGGTGGCCTCGACCTGCGTGATGAAGTAATGGGCACAGAAGGTACCATCTGGCTGAACAGCTTCCTACGTACGGGTTTTGATATGTTCACCACCGGTAAGGGAGCAGATTATGTAGCAGAGAAAGCGGAAAGCAATTCTGGTTGGTTGTTTCCGGTAGGAGATGAGTTGAATGACCTCGGATACAATCATATGTTTGCCGACATGTTTAATGCCATCGAACAAAACAAACAACCCCGCGAAACATTCTACGATGGTTATGTAGTGAATGCTATTCTGGACGCAGCCTATAAAAGCGCCGCCAGCAAACAATGGGAGCCGGTACAGCTGGAGGTATGGAGAGGTCAGGAAGGTGTTGCCAAAGGCAATACACTGGTAGAATATGATGAGCATCATTATCTCATCAAAGAAGAAAAAACACATTTCGGCAGTACCAAACTGATATTAAAAGAAAAACAAAGCGGAAAGATCGTGGAGATCACCCGTTAA
- a CDS encoding phosphocholine-specific phospholipase C gives MDTRRDFLKKSLLLSGAAGFSTIMPASIQKALAIDPTPGSTWLDAEHIVILMQENRSFDHCFGTLQGVRGFNDPRAIPLPNLKPVWFQTDDKGDTYAPFRLDIKDTKITWMGSLPHSRASQVDAYNTGKHDQWLIAKRPGNKQYAHMPLTLGYFTREDLPFNYAMADAFTICDQHFCSGMTSTTPNRSFFWTGKITSKEDGRAKVNIRNDDFSYGKLTWKTFPEMLEENNVSWKFYQNDLSCGGGFKGEERAWLANFGCNLLEFFEAYHVKFSSRHIQTLLKQVDTLPDEINKLMEATPSSDEAARKIRADIAKKQEVLDNATKELLKWNKESFDQLSDHQKNLYKNAFVINSADPNFRTVTTFQYTDDGNDRKVTVPAGDILYQFRKDVQDGKLPAVSWLAGPQNFSDHPSAPWYGAWYVSEIMDILTSNPEVWKKTIFIVTYDENDGYFDHVPPFSIPDENKPETGKCSAGIDTEVEHVRLENELLQGIHKKQAREAPIGLGFRVPLIIASPWSRGGKVCSQVFDHTSTLQFLETYVNRKYGKKIHVDNISQWRRTICGDLTAVFSPFTAKTEKLPFLNKEKFVQHIYNAQFKAAPGGFKKITDQQLERVISNPEANDLMAPQEKGVRPSPALPYELYADAQWLPGKQQVEISFAAGNTVFGSASAGAPFTVFAPVAYKDDKGNTEVSRNWSFAVKAGDSIRYQWPVTAFEAGTYHLHLHGPNGFFRAFKGNHDDPAAQITCTHERNNTTGKLTGNVIVNITGTAATPLNITIRDNAYKNKSISRSIAANGNAAILLPLQASNGWYDFSILINGFSMFERRYAGRVETGKEGITDPYMGRAIS, from the coding sequence ATGGACACCAGAAGGGACTTCCTGAAAAAATCATTGCTGTTATCCGGCGCGGCCGGCTTCTCCACCATCATGCCTGCCTCTATTCAGAAGGCGCTGGCCATAGATCCTACGCCGGGCAGCACCTGGCTCGATGCAGAACACATCGTCATCCTCATGCAGGAAAACAGATCATTTGACCATTGCTTTGGAACCTTACAAGGTGTAAGAGGCTTTAATGATCCTAGGGCCATCCCTTTGCCCAACCTTAAACCGGTGTGGTTTCAGACAGATGATAAAGGTGATACCTACGCACCATTCCGGCTCGATATCAAAGACACGAAGATCACCTGGATGGGCTCCCTGCCACATTCCCGTGCCAGCCAGGTAGATGCTTATAATACCGGAAAACATGACCAGTGGCTGATTGCCAAAAGACCCGGCAACAAACAATATGCACACATGCCACTCACCCTGGGTTATTTTACAAGGGAAGACCTTCCCTTCAACTACGCCATGGCTGATGCTTTCACGATATGCGACCAGCATTTCTGCTCCGGCATGACCAGCACCACACCTAACCGCTCCTTCTTCTGGACTGGCAAAATTACCAGTAAAGAAGACGGGCGCGCTAAAGTCAACATCCGCAACGACGACTTCAGCTACGGCAAACTCACCTGGAAAACATTCCCGGAAATGCTGGAAGAAAACAATGTATCCTGGAAATTTTATCAGAACGATCTCAGCTGCGGCGGTGGCTTCAAAGGAGAAGAAAGAGCCTGGCTGGCCAACTTCGGTTGCAACCTCCTCGAATTCTTCGAAGCCTATCACGTGAAATTTTCCTCCCGCCATATTCAGACACTACTCAAACAAGTAGATACCCTGCCGGATGAAATCAACAAACTCATGGAAGCTACTCCTTCGTCAGATGAAGCGGCCAGGAAAATACGTGCAGACATCGCCAAAAAACAGGAAGTGCTCGACAATGCCACCAAAGAGCTGCTGAAATGGAATAAGGAAAGTTTTGATCAGTTATCTGATCATCAAAAAAATCTCTACAAAAATGCATTTGTAATCAACAGCGCTGACCCCAACTTCAGGACTGTTACCACTTTCCAGTATACTGATGATGGCAACGACCGTAAGGTGACCGTCCCTGCCGGCGATATCCTTTACCAGTTCAGAAAAGATGTACAGGACGGTAAACTGCCTGCTGTCTCCTGGCTGGCAGGTCCGCAAAATTTCTCCGACCACCCCAGCGCTCCCTGGTATGGCGCCTGGTATGTATCAGAGATCATGGACATCCTCACCAGCAACCCCGAAGTATGGAAGAAAACCATCTTCATCGTTACCTATGATGAAAACGACGGCTACTTCGACCACGTACCTCCCTTCTCCATCCCTGATGAAAACAAGCCAGAGACAGGCAAATGTTCTGCAGGCATAGATACTGAAGTGGAACATGTACGACTGGAAAATGAATTATTACAAGGCATCCATAAAAAACAGGCCCGCGAAGCACCTATAGGCCTTGGTTTCAGGGTTCCTTTGATCATCGCTTCTCCCTGGAGTCGCGGCGGCAAAGTATGTTCACAGGTATTTGATCATACGTCTACATTACAATTCCTGGAAACATATGTCAACCGCAAGTACGGTAAAAAGATCCACGTGGATAATATCAGTCAGTGGAGACGGACCATCTGCGGCGATCTCACTGCAGTGTTCAGTCCTTTTACAGCTAAAACTGAAAAACTGCCTTTTCTGAATAAGGAGAAGTTTGTGCAGCATATTTACAATGCACAGTTCAAAGCCGCGCCAGGTGGGTTTAAGAAAATAACAGACCAGCAGCTGGAACGTGTGATCAGCAACCCCGAGGCCAACGACCTCATGGCGCCACAGGAAAAAGGAGTACGGCCTTCACCGGCGTTGCCATATGAATTGTATGCAGATGCCCAGTGGCTGCCCGGCAAACAACAGGTGGAAATCAGTTTTGCTGCCGGTAACACCGTATTTGGTTCAGCCTCGGCTGGTGCGCCTTTCACTGTTTTTGCACCGGTAGCATACAAAGATGATAAAGGGAATACGGAAGTATCCCGCAACTGGTCTTTCGCCGTAAAAGCCGGTGATAGCATCCGGTATCAGTGGCCAGTAACGGCTTTCGAAGCGGGCACCTATCATTTGCATCTTCATGGCCCCAATGGCTTCTTCCGGGCTTTCAAGGGCAACCACGATGATCCGGCAGCACAGATAACGTGCACGCATGAACGTAATAATACCACCGGCAAACTCACCGGCAATGTAATCGTCAATATTACCGGCACAGCTGCAACACCACTTAATATTACCATCCGCGACAATGCCTATAAAAATAAAAGCATCAGCCGTAGCATTGCTGCCAACGGCAACGCCGCCATCCTGCTACCCTTGCAAGCCAGCAACGGATGGTACGATTTCAGTATTCTTATCAACGGCTTCAGCATGTTTGAAAGAAGATATGCCGGCCGCGTAGAAACCGGTAAGGAAGGCATCACCGACCCATACATGGGCAGGGCTATATCCTGA
- a CDS encoding nucleoside permease, with translation MTASVRLRLSVLMLLEYFTWGAWYVTMGTYLITALKADAVQVGAAYANLSIAAIISPFFVGLIADRFFAAQKVLGVLHLAGAATLYLISGVQDFSSFWWLILLYTLLYMPTMSLANSISFRQMQDAGREFPSVRVFGTVGWILAGLLIGFAGVETTAATFRIAAASSLLLGIYSFFLPSSQSVKKEVCLSDILGLDALVLLKGRAYGIFFITAVAVCIPLAFYYSFTNPFLNHAGMANAAGKMTLGQVSEFLFMLLMPFLFSRLGVKRMLLLGMFCWILRYVLFAYGDSGAGAWMLYGGIALHGMCYDFFFVTGQIYTDRKAGDNIRNAAQGLITFATYGLGMLIGSYVSGFVAGRFSYLQTAVLHYDWRSIWLVPAAITGIFLLLFIFLFRDDKQ, from the coding sequence ATGACCGCATCCGTACGTTTGCGATTGTCTGTCCTGATGCTGCTGGAGTATTTTACCTGGGGAGCCTGGTATGTGACCATGGGCACTTACCTCATTACCGCTTTAAAAGCGGATGCGGTGCAGGTAGGGGCAGCCTATGCCAACCTGTCTATAGCTGCCATTATCTCCCCATTTTTTGTGGGGCTGATAGCGGACCGTTTTTTCGCTGCACAGAAAGTGCTGGGAGTGTTGCATCTGGCAGGTGCGGCCACCTTATACCTGATCAGTGGAGTACAGGACTTTAGCAGCTTCTGGTGGCTGATTCTGTTGTATACGTTATTGTATATGCCCACTATGTCGCTGGCCAATTCGATCTCCTTCCGCCAGATGCAGGATGCGGGCAGGGAGTTTCCTTCTGTACGTGTATTCGGTACCGTAGGATGGATACTGGCGGGGCTGCTTATTGGTTTCGCCGGGGTGGAAACGACTGCCGCCACTTTCCGTATCGCTGCCGCCAGTTCACTGCTGTTGGGCATATACAGCTTTTTTCTGCCCTCCTCACAATCGGTGAAAAAAGAGGTGTGCTTGTCTGATATACTGGGACTGGATGCGCTGGTACTGTTGAAAGGACGTGCCTACGGCATCTTCTTTATCACTGCGGTGGCGGTATGTATACCACTGGCGTTTTACTACAGTTTTACCAATCCATTCCTCAATCATGCTGGTATGGCCAATGCTGCCGGCAAGATGACGCTGGGACAGGTATCGGAATTTCTTTTTATGCTGCTGATGCCGTTCCTGTTTTCGCGATTGGGTGTTAAGCGGATGCTGTTGCTGGGCATGTTCTGCTGGATACTGCGTTATGTATTGTTCGCTTATGGCGACAGTGGTGCTGGCGCCTGGATGCTATACGGAGGCATTGCATTACATGGTATGTGTTACGATTTCTTTTTCGTGACAGGACAGATCTATACCGATCGTAAGGCAGGCGACAACATCAGGAATGCGGCACAGGGGCTGATCACTTTTGCCACCTATGGCCTGGGCATGCTGATAGGCTCCTATGTGTCGGGGTTTGTAGCAGGGCGCTTCAGCTATTTACAGACAGCCGTTTTGCATTACGATTGGCGTAGTATCTGGCTGGTACCTGCTGCTATCACCGGTATTTTCCTGCTGCTATTTATTTTTTTGTTCAGAGATGATAAACAATAA
- a CDS encoding Gfo/Idh/MocA family protein, whose product MSSYDRRKFIRTATITGVGLGLAGRASSLFAGTPATPGKRVGIIGLDTSHSVEFSKMLNAVNADPAYNGFKVTAAYVQGSKDITSSLEMVPGNLAKIKELGIEIVDSIAALLEKTDVILLESNDGRVHLEQALPVFKAGKRVFIDKPIAASLADTRAIFKAAEKYKVPVFSSSALRFIDSIQQVAQGKIGKVTGADVYTPSPTEKTHPDLFWYGIHGVEMLFALMGTGCHRVTRITSEDMDVVTGVWKDGRIGTLRGVRKGPYGFGGHAFGEKGIAPIGDFSSYQPLVLQITAFFQTGIPPVKPEETIEMMAFMEAADESKKKKGATVTMNV is encoded by the coding sequence ATGTCATCATACGATAGAAGAAAATTTATAAGAACAGCGACAATCACGGGTGTAGGGCTCGGTCTTGCAGGCCGGGCCAGCTCCCTGTTTGCGGGCACACCGGCAACACCAGGAAAACGTGTAGGCATCATAGGATTAGATACTTCTCATAGTGTGGAGTTCTCTAAGATGCTGAATGCTGTCAATGCAGATCCGGCCTACAACGGCTTTAAAGTGACGGCGGCTTATGTACAAGGCAGTAAAGACATTACTTCCAGTCTGGAAATGGTACCCGGTAATCTGGCTAAGATAAAGGAGTTGGGCATAGAGATCGTTGACTCTATCGCTGCGCTGCTGGAAAAAACAGATGTGATCTTACTGGAGTCCAACGATGGCCGTGTGCATCTGGAACAGGCGCTTCCGGTGTTTAAAGCCGGCAAACGTGTGTTTATCGACAAGCCTATTGCTGCTTCACTGGCGGATACCCGGGCTATTTTTAAGGCGGCTGAAAAATATAAGGTGCCGGTGTTTTCCTCTTCTGCACTGCGTTTCATCGATAGCATACAACAAGTGGCACAAGGAAAAATCGGGAAGGTCACCGGGGCGGATGTATATACGCCGTCGCCCACTGAAAAAACACATCCGGACCTTTTCTGGTACGGCATCCATGGTGTGGAGATGTTGTTTGCCCTGATGGGTACCGGCTGTCATCGTGTGACCCGCATTACTTCCGAAGATATGGATGTGGTAACGGGTGTATGGAAGGATGGCCGCATAGGTACGCTGAGAGGCGTCCGCAAAGGACCTTATGGCTTTGGTGGTCATGCTTTCGGAGAAAAAGGTATAGCGCCTATCGGCGACTTCAGCTCTTATCAACCACTGGTATTGCAGATCACTGCCTTCTTCCAGACAGGTATTCCTCCAGTGAAGCCGGAAGAAACAATTGAAATGATGGCTTTCATGGAAGCTGCTGATGAAAGCAAAAAGAAAAAAGGCGCTACAGTAACGATGAATGTATAG